GTAGGTTCAGAATCTGTGTTCCTTTGCGATAAGTCTACAGCAATGATTTTAGGGATGATTTCGCCGCCTTTTTCTACATAAACAGTATCACCAATGCGGATATCGAGTTTTTCAATCTGGTCCGCATTATGGAGCGAGGCGCGTTTTACAACGGTTCCGGCCAATTGCACGGGTTCCAGATTTGCCACAGGAGTAATGGCACCGGTCCTTCCTACCTGGTAAGAAATCGAATTAAGTTTTGTGGAAACCTGTTCTGATTTGAATTTGTAGGCAATGGCCCATCGCGGTGATTTCGCCGTATACCCTAATTCCTCCTGATAATGCAGCGAATTCACCTTGATCACCACGCCGTCCGTTTCATACGGAAGATGGTGGCGGTGGATGTCCCAATAATCTATAAATTCAAAAACTTCCTTGATATTTTTCGTTAATTGTGCTTCTTTAGGGACTTTGAACCCCCAGTCACGTGCATGCTGTAAGCCTTCAAAATGCGTTGTAAAAGGCAGCTTGTTGCCGACAATGGAATACAACAGGCAATCCAACGGACGCTTTGCCACTTCTGAACTGTCCTGCAATTTCAGGCTTCCCGACGCGGTGTTTCTCGGATTGGCGTAAGGTGGCTCACCTATTTCAATAAGCTCCTGGTTCATCTTCTCAAAACCGGCTAAAGGCAGGATGATTTCGCCGCGGATATCAAATTTTTCAGGATGATCGCCTTTAAGGTATAATGGAATCGATCTGATTGTCCGAATGTTCACCGTCACGTCGTCTCCCTGAAAACCATCACCCCGGGTAACGGCTTTATTTAATTTCCCATTTTCATATGTCAGGTTGATCGAGGCCCCGTCATATTTCAGTTCGCAGGTAAATTCGGGATTTACTTCACCCAACACCTTCAATATACGTTTTTCCCAGTCGGCCACGTCTTCTTTGGAATAGGAATTATCGAGGGAATACATCCTTTGCTCATGGACAAGGGTATTGAAATTTTTCGTCACCATACCACCGACACGCTGTGTAGGGGAATTTTCATCAAAAAATTCAGGATGGGCGTTTTCCAGTTCCTGCAACTCCTTCAGCAGCGTATCAAACAAGAAATCAGAAATCACAGGGGCATCGAGAACATAGTAATTGTAGTTATGCCCATTAATTTCTTCGCGAAGCGCCTGAATCTTTTGCCTGATTTCCATAGGTTAACGTTACTGTTTTGAATTTTAAAACAATGCCCAATTTAGTAAATAAATCGCGATATCAGTAGCTCAATAAAAGAATTGCGAATGAAAAAAAGCAACCTTCATTTTTAAGTTTTTTCTTAATAAAAATAAAAACATTTAGTAAGAAATGGAAAAAAAAGTGCTTTTTTTGTAATCAATTTCAAAAGGGTTAATTAATATGTTATATTTGAAGTACTTAATCATAAAATAGACGTTGCATTTTGTGAGTTTGAAAATAGAAACCCCCAAATCTATTTATAAACAGCACAAATAGAGAATTTTACAAATTTTCTGTTTTTTGAAATATTTCTTCCGGGTAAACAGTAGGAGAATTGAATGCCATTAAATGAACACACCTAACACAATTCTCATTTAAACATTTAAGAAATTATGCAAGAAGAAAACATCATCGACGCCGGTTTAATCATTCAGAAACT
This genomic stretch from Flavobacterium pallidum harbors:
- the ligA gene encoding NAD-dependent DNA ligase LigA, producing MEIRQKIQALREEINGHNYNYYVLDAPVISDFLFDTLLKELQELENAHPEFFDENSPTQRVGGMVTKNFNTLVHEQRMYSLDNSYSKEDVADWEKRILKVLGEVNPEFTCELKYDGASINLTYENGKLNKAVTRGDGFQGDDVTVNIRTIRSIPLYLKGDHPEKFDIRGEIILPLAGFEKMNQELIEIGEPPYANPRNTASGSLKLQDSSEVAKRPLDCLLYSIVGNKLPFTTHFEGLQHARDWGFKVPKEAQLTKNIKEVFEFIDYWDIHRHHLPYETDGVVIKVNSLHYQEELGYTAKSPRWAIAYKFKSEQVSTKLNSISYQVGRTGAITPVANLEPVQLAGTVVKRASLHNADQIEKLDIRIGDTVYVEKGGEIIPKIIAVDLSQRNTDSEPTKYITHCPECHTELIRNAGEAQHYCPNFYGCPPQIIGRIQHFISRKAMDIEGLGGETVALLYNHGLAHNYADLYELKVEDVLPLERMAQKSAENLIKGIEKSKEIPFERVLFALGIRYVGETVAKKLAKHYKNINALADASLTDLILVDEIGERIAQSVLEFFENEENRIIIQRLQSYNVQLKTIERINPDATDKLQGKTFVVSGVFETFSRDELKKAIEDNGGKVGSSISAKTDFVVAGENMGPAKLEKATKLNVPVISETDFINMLQ